Proteins encoded within one genomic window of Triticum aestivum cultivar Chinese Spring chromosome 2D, IWGSC CS RefSeq v2.1, whole genome shotgun sequence:
- the LOC123053555 gene encoding prohibitin-3, mitochondrial codes for MSGGPAAVSFLTNIAKAAAGLGAAASLLSASLYTVDGGERAVVFDRFRGVLPDTVGEGTHFIVPWLQKPYIFDIRTRPHNFSSNSGTKDLQMVNLTLRLLSRPDVVNLPTIFTSLGLEYDDKVLPSIGNEVLKAVVAQFNADQLLTDRPHVSALVRDSLIKRAREFNIILDDVAITHLSYGADFSQAVEKKQVAQQEAERSKFLVAKAEQERRAAIVRAEGESESARLISEATAIAGTGLIELRRIEAAKEIAAELARSPNVAYIPSGDNGKMLLGLNAAGFGGR; via the coding sequence ATGTCCGGCGGTCCCGCGGCGGTCTCGTTCCTCACCAACATCGCCAAGGCGGCGGCTGGCCTCGGCGCCGCGGCCTCCCTCCTCTCGGCGTCGCTCTACACCGTGGACGGCGGCGAGCGCGCCGTCGTCTTCGACCGGTTCCGCGGAGTGCTGCCGGATACCGTCGGCGAGGGCACCCACTTCATCGTGCCGTGGCTCCAGAAGCCCTACATCTTCGACATCCGCACGCGCCCGCACAACTTCTCCTCCAACTCCGGCACCAAGGACCTGCAGATGGTAAACCTCACCCTCCGCCTCCTCTCCCGCCCCGACGTCGTCAACCTGCCGACCATCTTCACCTCCCTCGGCCTCGAGTACGACGACAAGGTGCTCCCCTCCATCGGGAACGAGGTGCTCAAGGCCGTCGTCGCCCAGTTCAACGCCGACCAGCTCCTCACCGACCGCCCCCATGTGTCGGCGCTCGTCCGCGACTCCCTCATCAAAAGGGCCCGCGAGTTCAACATCATACTCGACGACGTCGCCATCACCCACCTCTCCTACGGCGCCGACTTCTCCCAGGCCGTCGAGAAGAAGCAGGTCGCGCAGCAGGAGGCTGAGCGCTCCAAGTTCCTGGTCGCCAAGGCCGAGCAGGAGAGGCGCGCTGCCATCGTGCGTGCTGAGGGAGAAAGTGAGTCTGCACGGCTCATTTCTGAGGCCACCGCCATCGCTGGGACAGGGCTGATCGAGCTCAGGAGGATCGAGGCTGCCAAGGAGATAGCCGCGGAGCTGGCCCGCTCACCCAACGTTGCCTACATCCCCTCTGGTGACAACGGCAAGATGCTGCTCGGCCTCAACGCTGCTGGATTCGGCGGCCGGTGA